In Curtobacterium sp. TC1, the following proteins share a genomic window:
- a CDS encoding AAA family ATPase: MTRPDIHTVGELRTSGHVQKTVRAEIRDNLLTALRAGDDPWPGLHGFETTVIPQLERALIAGHDVVLLGERGQGKTRLLRTLQGLLDEWTPVITGSELGEHPYEPITTASARRAEDLGDALPISWRHRDDRYVEKLATPDTSVADLIGDVDPMKVAEGRSLGDPETIHFGLVPRGHRGIVAINELPDLSERIQVAMLNVMEERDVQIRGYVLRLPLDVLVVASANPEDYTNRGRIITPLKDRFGAEIRTHYPIELEDEIAVIRQEAQLTAEVPDAIVEILARFTRALRGSSAVDQRSGVSARFAIAGAETVAAAAVHRAARQGEPDAVARPIDLETAVDVLGGKIEFENGEEDRADEVLEHLLRTATAETVRARFRGLDFGVLVEALDGGTMVTTGEQVGARAFLEGLPSIGESDLYDQVCERLGATNDGERAGAIELALEGLFLARRISKESGGGEAVYG, translated from the coding sequence GTGACCCGACCCGACATCCACACGGTCGGCGAGCTCCGCACTTCTGGCCACGTCCAGAAGACGGTCCGCGCCGAGATCCGCGACAACCTGCTGACCGCGCTGCGCGCGGGAGACGACCCCTGGCCCGGCCTGCACGGGTTCGAGACGACCGTGATCCCACAGCTCGAACGTGCCCTGATCGCCGGCCACGACGTCGTCCTGCTCGGCGAGCGCGGCCAGGGCAAGACCCGCCTGCTGCGGACGCTGCAGGGCCTGCTCGACGAGTGGACCCCGGTGATCACCGGCTCCGAACTCGGCGAACACCCGTACGAGCCCATCACCACCGCGAGCGCCCGCCGGGCCGAGGACCTCGGTGACGCCCTGCCGATCTCGTGGCGGCACCGTGACGACCGCTACGTCGAGAAGCTCGCGACACCGGACACGAGCGTCGCCGACCTGATCGGCGACGTCGACCCGATGAAGGTCGCCGAGGGACGCAGCCTGGGCGACCCCGAGACGATCCACTTCGGACTCGTCCCCCGCGGCCACCGCGGCATCGTCGCGATCAACGAGCTGCCGGACCTGTCCGAGCGCATCCAGGTCGCGATGCTCAACGTGATGGAGGAACGCGACGTCCAGATCCGTGGCTACGTGCTCCGGCTCCCCCTCGACGTGCTCGTGGTGGCCAGCGCGAACCCGGAGGACTACACGAACCGCGGCCGGATCATCACACCGCTGAAGGACCGCTTCGGCGCGGAGATCCGGACCCACTACCCGATCGAGCTCGAGGACGAGATCGCCGTCATCCGGCAGGAGGCGCAGCTCACCGCCGAGGTGCCGGACGCGATCGTCGAGATCCTGGCCCGCTTCACCCGTGCGCTGCGCGGGTCCAGCGCGGTCGACCAGCGCAGCGGTGTCAGCGCCCGGTTCGCGATCGCCGGCGCCGAGACCGTCGCCGCGGCGGCCGTGCACCGCGCAGCACGCCAGGGCGAGCCGGACGCCGTCGCGCGACCGATCGACCTCGAGACGGCGGTCGACGTGCTCGGCGGCAAGATCGAGTTCGAGAACGGCGAGGAGGACCGCGCGGACGAGGTGCTCGAGCACCTGCTGCGGACCGCCACGGCGGAGACGGTGCGTGCCCGGTTCCGCGGGCTGGACTTCGGAGTGCTCGTCGAGGCCCTCGACGGCGGGACGATGGTGACGACGGGCGAACAGGTCGGCGCACGGGCGTTCCTCGAGGGGCTGCCGTCGATCGGCGAGTCCGACCTGTACGACCAGGTGTGCGAACGCCTCGGCGCCACGAACGACGGCGAGCGCGCGGGTGCGATCGAACTCGCGCTCGAGGGGCTCTTCCTCGCCCGCCGCATCAGCAAGGAGTCCGGCGGGGGTGAAGCCGTCTATGGCTAG
- a CDS encoding vWA domain-containing protein, with the protein MARQNRRLTRDTRYGAYSDGPDPLAPPADLAEALDAIGQDVMAGTSPERAMREFLRRGGRTQRGLDDLARKVAERRRELTAKNNLDGTLQQVRELLDQALRAERGELARNVDLDDGDRALAEIQLDSLSPSPAAAVQELGDYDWTSREARQKYDEIKDLLGREVLDQRFAGMKQALEGATDEDRAAVSAMMQDLNQLLEDHRAGTDSQEQFDEFMAKHGEYFPSGPANVEELLDDLAARAAAAQRMRNSMTQEQRDELDALAQQAFGSPDLMGQLSQLDGTLRSLRPGEDWGGSERMDGEQGLGLGDGTGVFQDIADLDALADQLAQSGPGSELDDLDLDALTRQLGAEAAVDARTLQQLEKALRNSGAMRRGADGQLRLTPKAMRQLGKSLLRDVAERMSGRQGARDVRQSGAAGEPSGATRQWAYGDTEPWDVTRSITNALTRSAADGRVGPGVRLTIDDVEVQETEARTQACVALLVDTSFSMAMEDRWVPMKRTALALHTLVSTRFRGDDLQLIAFGREAEVVDIEQLVGLDAMWDKGTNLHHALLLANRHFRKHPTAQPVLLIVTDGEPTSHLEPNGQVWFDYPPDPVTIALTVRELENAGRLGAQTTFFRLGDDPGLARFIDAMAKRVDGSVVAPENDDLGVAVVGSYLGSRRGGPSLFD; encoded by the coding sequence ATGGCTAGGCAGAACCGTCGCCTGACGCGGGACACCCGGTACGGCGCGTACAGCGACGGTCCGGACCCGCTCGCGCCGCCCGCCGACCTGGCCGAGGCGCTCGACGCCATCGGGCAGGACGTGATGGCCGGCACGTCGCCCGAGCGCGCGATGCGGGAGTTCCTGCGCCGTGGCGGCCGGACGCAGCGCGGGCTCGACGACCTCGCGCGCAAGGTCGCGGAACGGCGACGGGAGCTCACCGCGAAGAACAACCTCGACGGCACGCTCCAGCAGGTCCGCGAACTGCTCGACCAGGCGCTCCGTGCCGAACGCGGTGAACTCGCCCGCAACGTCGACCTGGACGACGGGGACCGCGCCCTGGCGGAGATACAGCTCGACAGCCTGTCCCCGTCGCCGGCCGCCGCCGTGCAGGAGCTCGGCGACTACGACTGGACGAGCCGCGAGGCCCGGCAGAAGTACGACGAGATCAAGGACCTGCTCGGACGCGAGGTGCTCGACCAGCGCTTCGCGGGCATGAAGCAGGCGCTCGAGGGTGCCACGGACGAGGACCGCGCCGCCGTCAGCGCGATGATGCAGGACCTCAACCAGCTGCTCGAGGACCACCGCGCCGGTACCGACTCGCAGGAGCAGTTCGACGAGTTCATGGCGAAGCACGGCGAGTACTTCCCGTCGGGCCCCGCGAACGTCGAGGAGTTGCTCGACGACCTCGCCGCGCGGGCCGCAGCCGCCCAGCGGATGCGGAACTCGATGACGCAGGAGCAGCGCGACGAACTCGACGCGCTCGCCCAGCAGGCCTTCGGCTCCCCCGACCTGATGGGGCAGCTGTCCCAGCTCGACGGCACCCTGCGGTCCCTGCGCCCCGGCGAGGACTGGGGCGGGTCCGAGCGCATGGACGGCGAGCAGGGCCTCGGACTCGGCGACGGCACCGGGGTCTTCCAGGACATCGCCGACCTCGACGCCCTCGCGGACCAACTCGCCCAGTCCGGCCCCGGTTCCGAGCTCGACGACCTGGACCTCGACGCCCTGACCCGGCAGCTCGGCGCCGAGGCCGCCGTCGACGCCAGGACCCTGCAGCAGCTCGAGAAGGCGCTGCGGAACTCCGGGGCGATGCGCCGCGGTGCCGACGGGCAGCTGCGGCTCACGCCGAAGGCCATGCGGCAGCTCGGCAAGAGCCTGCTCCGTGACGTCGCCGAGCGGATGTCCGGCCGACAGGGAGCCCGCGACGTCCGGCAGTCCGGCGCGGCCGGCGAGCCCTCCGGCGCGACCCGGCAGTGGGCGTACGGCGACACCGAGCCGTGGGACGTCACCCGCTCGATCACGAACGCGCTGACCCGGTCCGCGGCCGACGGGCGGGTGGGCCCGGGCGTCCGCCTGACCATCGACGACGTCGAGGTGCAGGAGACGGAGGCCCGCACGCAGGCCTGCGTGGCGCTGCTCGTCGACACGTCGTTCTCGATGGCGATGGAGGACCGCTGGGTGCCGATGAAGCGCACGGCCCTGGCGTTGCACACGCTCGTCTCGACGCGGTTCCGCGGCGACGACCTGCAACTGATCGCGTTCGGACGCGAGGCCGAGGTCGTGGACATCGAGCAGCTCGTGGGTCTCGACGCCATGTGGGACAAGGGCACGAACCTGCACCACGCGCTGCTCCTCGCCAACCGGCACTTCCGGAAGCACCCGACGGCGCAACCCGTGCTGCTCATCGTCACCGACGGCGAGCCGACGTCGCACCTCGAGCCGAACGGACAGGTGTGGTTCGACTACCCGCCGGACCCGGTGACGATCGCGCTGACCGTGCGGGAGCTCGAGAACGCCGGTCGTCTCGGCGCCCAGACGACGTTCTTCCGCCTCGGCGACGACCCGGGGCTGGCACGGTTCATCGACGCGATGGCGAAGCGGGTGGACGGCTCGGTCGTCGCTCCGGAGAACGACGACCTCGGCGTCGCCGTCGTGGGGTCGTACCTGGGGTCGCGCCGCGGCGGACCGTCGTTGTTCGACTAG
- a CDS encoding SCO1664 family protein, whose product MSDGALTITARIREASNATFLAELDGEAVVYKPIEGERPLWDFPDGTLAGREIGAHLVSEAFGWGIVPPTWLGDGPFGPGMVQRWQTIDPDQDAVDLVAPEVAEADGSPWLPVLEAIDEHDHPVTLVHEDSEALRRMAVFDVVVNNADRKGGHVLAMPDGHRFGVDHGLAFHVEHKLRTVLWGWIGEPLGPDELEGLDRVSEALRGALADELAEHLTPEEVDTLRARCAALRAVGIFPPPPGHGPAVPWPLF is encoded by the coding sequence ATGAGCGACGGCGCACTGACCATCACGGCGCGGATCCGCGAGGCCTCGAACGCGACGTTCCTGGCCGAACTGGACGGCGAGGCAGTCGTCTACAAGCCGATCGAGGGGGAGCGCCCGCTCTGGGACTTCCCGGACGGCACGCTCGCCGGCCGCGAGATCGGGGCGCACCTGGTGTCCGAGGCGTTCGGCTGGGGGATCGTCCCGCCGACCTGGCTCGGTGACGGCCCGTTCGGCCCCGGCATGGTGCAGCGCTGGCAGACGATCGACCCGGATCAGGACGCGGTCGACCTCGTCGCCCCCGAGGTCGCCGAGGCCGACGGGTCACCGTGGCTGCCCGTCCTCGAGGCGATCGACGAGCACGACCACCCGGTGACGCTCGTGCACGAGGACTCCGAGGCGTTGCGTCGCATGGCCGTCTTCGACGTCGTCGTGAACAACGCCGACCGCAAGGGCGGGCACGTGCTGGCCATGCCCGACGGTCACCGGTTCGGGGTCGACCACGGGCTGGCGTTCCACGTCGAGCACAAGCTCCGCACGGTGCTGTGGGGGTGGATCGGCGAGCCGCTCGGGCCGGACGAACTCGAGGGGCTCGACCGGGTGTCGGAAGCGCTCCGCGGTGCCCTGGCCGACGAACTCGCCGAGCACCTGACACCGGAAGAGGTCGACACGCTGCGTGCGCGGTGCGCGGCACTGCGGGCCGTCGGCATCTTCCCGCCACCGCCGGGGCACGGTCCCGCGGTGCCGTGGCCGTTGTTCTGA